In a single window of the Orcinus orca chromosome 9, mOrcOrc1.1, whole genome shotgun sequence genome:
- the LOC101279336 gene encoding 60S ribosomal protein L37a-like has translation MAKCTKKVRMVGKYGTHYGASLRKMVKTIEISQHAKYTCSFCGKTKMKRRAVGISHCGSRMKTVAGGAWTYDTTSAAAVKSAVRRRKELKDQ, from the coding sequence ATGGCTAAATGCACCAAGAAGGTCAGAATGGTGGGTAAATACGGGACCCATTATGGTGCCTCCCTCCGGAAAATGGTGAAGACAATTGAAATCAGCCAGCACGCCAAGTACACTTGCTCCTTCTGTGGCAAAACCAAGATGAAGAGACGAGCTGTGGGCATTTCGCACTGTGGTTCCCGCATGAAAACGGTAGCTGGTGGTGCCTGGACCTACGACACCACTTCTGCCGCCGCAGTAAAGTCAGCCGTCAGAAGACGGAAGGAACTGAAGGACCAGTAG